AATGATTCGTCAAACTTTTGACCTCATAAAGCACAATGGAACCATCTGGTCTATCCCAAATGGTGATACTATGACATATATTTACCAACAGCAAACGTTCCATGTTTTTGAGTACATGGCACAAAGCTCTCAAATTCACTGTTACGTCCCGGATACTCAAGATCATCAAATTTGGGGTGTGTTTAACCAAGGCATCAGCATGACGTTGTTCAAAGTTGAAAGTCAATTTCAGTTGAGAGAGATTCTTGCAATATTTTCCAATTGCTGAAAACATGTAAGGACGGTTGACAATGGAGGTAATAGTCATTGACACAAGACCTCCCCATAATCTCATTGCATTGTAGATTCCATCTTTTGATAGGTAGCCTGAATCTGGAAAAACTAGTCGTCGGAGATTTGGTGTCCTACAAATAAAATAGGACACAATTTAAAATATACTAAGGTCATATGGTGTTTGGTCATAAGGTCATGTGTAACATTGATTAAAATCAGTTATATATATAGTGTCCAAGTTGATGTCACATTAATACTAATAACATATTGAATTCGATCTCATGTCCTCAAATTGACTCTCATATTTGTATATCCCATTCCCACCAATGAAatgttaatatattaataaaaaggTACGACAGTTCTATAAATTTATAACCAGTTCACTCACATTTTTTAACTAACATGTCAACAATTCAATAGAAGGATAGAAAAATGGCACATAAGATAGTCAGCCAATAATGGTATAACacttacaaaaataaataattaagagaaagattaaataattttttttttttgcaaatatATTATACTTTCATTGAAGAGACAATGAACTGGGTCacgaaaataattaaatatggtAATTTTAGTATTATGCAACATAAAAATATACAAAAGAGTAAGATAAATATGTTACCTTTCAGCTGCAGTGATTAAATGGAAGTCACTTAAGTAAACATAGTAATTGAATATTAAGCATCTTATGTTTCCACCGCCGCCTAGCCTTACACCAAACTTCAAGAGTAAATCCAATTTTCTTTGTGAACATATATCATTCCAAGTATTTCGTATCTTCGGAACGTTGTGAATGCTAGAGTGGAGTGTAGTAAGATCAAGCTTATTCCAAAGTGAAGGACTACGACTAGCCTGCATCCAAGATTTGCAAACCAGCGGGACAACAAGTAGCTCTGCAGTACTGAGGGTCATAAAAATTCTCACCAGAATGTCATAGTTCAAATAGTCATTTGAGTACCTAGAAGATGAGCTGGATTTCTTCATTACTTGAAGTTTCCTACATGAATTATTACTTAGACACGTTAATGTTTTACATGAATTTGTTAGTTATCATGAACCTAGATatgtaaatattaaaaaatatcaataCATCATAATTCAAATATCATGTACGACACCtaataattagaaaataaaataaaaataattatcaaTTGGTCTAAATGTATTTGAACTTTGTCTATATATCCTAATTAAGATGATTATAGTTTTAGCATGAAAATTGATTCTATTCCTTTCTTATTCTTGGATTGGGAAACACATATGAGACATATAGAATATAAAGTGTTAACATATTAAGTATTCagaattatgaaaaaaaaatgatgcgAACATTCTAGAGAAATCTAGAAGAAACTATGTATTGCATGAGACAGTTGGATATTagtaaattttttataaattcatGTGAAGCATCTAGAATAATCTAGTAATATTGGAGAAAGAGCTACAATATATAGTTTTTGATGATACAATTGTAataatcaagaaaaaaaaacatcacaaaTATAGATGAAAGAAATATAGTGTGAAATTTCtagaaaattcaaaaaacaatCAAGACTAATACCCTCCACTTTATATGTGCAAAAATATAGATCAAGCAGAGAAAAATTGCATGTTGGTATCATTTCAAGTCATAAGGTACTATTGCAATGAATTTGGGAAATTGGAGAAGAATTATCTAAATACAAATAAACGTTAGGAGAATTTCATTCAAGAGCAAGATTGAGCGAGAATAAATAAGATAAAACCTATCTAAAGGATGAGTAAAACTAAACAAAGATGAGAAATGAATTCAACTAGAGTGTATAGGGAGCCTCATGAGAGGGAGTTTCCTCTCTTTATGAGGAAGGTTAGAACACTCagttacaat
This is a stretch of genomic DNA from Lotus japonicus ecotype B-129 chromosome 1, LjGifu_v1.2. It encodes these proteins:
- the LOC130712841 gene encoding F-box/LRR-repeat protein At3g48880-like, yielding MKKSSSSSRYSNDYLNYDILVRIFMTLSTAELLVVPLVCKSWMQASRSPSLWNKLDLTTLHSSIHNVPKIRNTWNDICSQRKLDLLLKFGVRLGGGGNIRCLIFNYYVYLSDFHLITAAERTPNLRRLVFPDSGYLSKDGIYNAMRLWGGLVSMTITSIVNRPYMFSAIGKYCKNLSQLKLTFNFEQRHADALVKHTPNLMILSIRDVTVNLRALCHVLKNMERLLLVNICHSITIWDRPDGSIVLYEVKSLTNHLSISCLKKIISCEVNGFCRCQRPNYDPRRHPDEKFEDIWRYDEVTCLGID